In a genomic window of Paroedura picta isolate Pp20150507F chromosome 14, Ppicta_v3.0, whole genome shotgun sequence:
- the RELL2 gene encoding RELT-like protein 2 isoform X2, which produces MPIPGSGAVPQRQGCRRGTGGVLGSPPARTGEEEPGKVQMSEQNGTQDGEEKAQHSLSMPFLMVLVFFGMGLVGFLICHVLKKKGYRCRTFRDELDLEHKESLTQLDDDDEELNEDTVEKIVKCIIQNEANVEVLKEMLGEGDRELQVPMPIIVPSLCPHRNSQDGGLPHHHTVHLGSTQAPCMHCSKKKRHPLQRQSRSREGKSKMHPRETTVFSVGRFHVTHIGKKPASHESREDSLLDSKQDLGSGNLVHLTREGSLNGIVPLDQFQDEEFLEAAGVQSEREPKEACKDESAQRKNLVNAASSLDIPNLDVPKNGLEKKSHSQTSSLKEVDLLGTATSDQKFLCPAELLVSGDPDKMERLAKKAHPSENEGVRRSANDLSGNEKSQVLRGGSSLDLSRKEANRTQSIEQQELSSTAVQDPGVSV; this is translated from the exons atgcccatCCCCGGCAGCGGAGCGGTGCCGCAGAGGCAGGGCTGCAGGCGCGGGACCGGCGGTGTCCTTGGGAGTCCTCCAGCCCGGACGGGGGAGGAGGAGCCCGGCAAG GTCCAAATGTCCGAGCAGAACGGCACCCAGGATGGCGAGGAGAAGGCCCAGCACAGCCTCTCGATGCCCTTCCTGATGGTGCTGGTCTTCTTCGGCATGGGCCTGGTGGGCTTCCTCATCTGCCACGTCCTCAAGAAGAAAGGCTACCGCTGCCGGACCTTCCGTGATGAGCTCGACTTGGAGCACAAGGAGTCGCTGACCCAGCTGGATG ATGACGACGAGGAGCTGAATGAGGACACGGTAGAGAAGATAGTGAAATGTATCATCCAGAATGAAG CAAACGTGGAGGTCCTGAAGGAGATGCTCGGGGAAGGTGACCGTGAGCTGCAAGTGCCCATGCCAATAATTGTGCCCAG CCTGTGTCCCCATCGTAACAGCCAAGATGGCGGCCTGCCCCATCACCACACGGTGCACCTGGGCTCGACGCAAGCCCCCTGCATGCactgcagcaagaagaagaggCACCCACTGCAACGCCAGAGCCGTTCCAGGGAGGGCAAAAGCAAGATGCACCCCAGAGAGACCACCGTCTTCTCTGTTGGCAG ATTCCATGTCACCCATATTGGGAAGAAACCTGCTTCTCATGAATCAAGGGAAGACTCCCTTCTTGACAGCAAGCAAGACCTTGGCTCTGGCAATTTAGTCCATTTGACACGGGAAGGGTCTCTGAATGGAATAGTTCCCTTGGATCAGTTTCAGGACGAAGAATTCCTGGAGGCAGCTGGTGTTCAGAGTGAAAGAGAACCAAAGGAAGCCTGTAAAGATGAGTCCGCTCAAAGAAAGAATCTTGTCAATGCAGCCTCCAGTTTAGATATTCCCAATTTAGACGTTCCCAAGAATGGACTGGAGAAGAAGAGCCACTCTCAGACCAGCTCGCTGAAAGAAGTTGACCTCCTAGGCACTGCCACCAGCGACCAAAAGTTTTTGTGTCCTGCAGAGCTGCTTGTCTCAGGAGACCCGGACAAGATGGAGAGACTGGCTAAGAAAGCTCATCCCTCTGAGAACGAGGGTGTTCGAAGGTCAGCTAATGACCTATCAGGAAATGAAAAGAGTCAAGTTCTGCGAGGAGGATCTAGTCTAGATCTATCTAGAAAGGAGGCTAATAGAACGCAAAGCATAGAGCAACAG
- the RELL2 gene encoding RELT-like protein 2 isoform X1 — protein MFSFGKASQGAAFSLHPPETKPAPPPHPQSKKKKPGGLKTEIRSLPGTLPPQGRAPWPLQPRGGVCCGTADRRSRKPLSCPAGPRQEAFQRRSRTAAAAPACRSCRCLALGLGGQGPGGARRLLPSPSRRSSCRVPPGLRGRGAAGCACCPPPLARLAGLAWAEAAEASRDARRAVPGRSSRGCRRVARRRRQGTGPPAGERRRRQVQMSEQNGTQDGEEKAQHSLSMPFLMVLVFFGMGLVGFLICHVLKKKGYRCRTFRDELDLEHKESLTQLDDDDEELNEDTVEKIVKCIIQNEANVEVLKEMLGEGDRELQVPMPIIVPSLCPHRNSQDGGLPHHHTVHLGSTQAPCMHCSKKKRHPLQRQSRSREGKSKMHPRETTVFSVGRFHVTHIGKKPASHESREDSLLDSKQDLGSGNLVHLTREGSLNGIVPLDQFQDEEFLEAAGVQSEREPKEACKDESAQRKNLVNAASSLDIPNLDVPKNGLEKKSHSQTSSLKEVDLLGTATSDQKFLCPAELLVSGDPDKMERLAKKAHPSENEGVRRSANDLSGNEKSQVLRGGSSLDLSRKEANRTQSIEQQELSSTAVQDPGVSV, from the exons ATGTTTTCCTTTGGGAAAGCTTCTCAGGGGGCAGCATTCAGCCTTCATCCTCCAGAGaccaagccagccccccccccgcacccccagtctaaaaaaaaaaagccaggcgGTCTGAAGACAGAAATCCGAAGCCTGCCTGGCACGCTGCCTCCCCAAGGGCGGGCGCCTTGGCCCTTGCAGCCCCGAGGGGGCGTCTGCTGCGGGACCGCTGACCGGCGATCCAGGAAACCCTTGAGCTGCCCCGCGGGGCCCCGGCAGGAAGCCTTCCAGCGGCGGAGCCGGACTGCCGCGGCCGCTCCTGCCTGCCGCTCGTGCCGCTGCCTGGCTCTCGGGCTCGGGGGTCAGGGGCCCGGAGGCGCCCGCCGGCTGCTGCCCTCTCCGTCGCGGAGGAGCTCCTGCAGGGTCCCGCCTGGGCTCCGCGGGCGAGGGGCGGCCGGCTGCGCTTGCTGCCCCCCGCCCCTCGCTCGGCTGGCCGGGCTGGCCTGGGCAGAGGCGGCAGAGGCGTCCAGGGATGCTCGTCGGGCGGTCCCGGGCAGGAGCAGCAGGGGATGCCGGCGGGTTGCTAGGCGACGGAGGCAGGGCACAGGACCGCCGGCGGGCGAGCGGAGGAGACGCCAG GTCCAAATGTCCGAGCAGAACGGCACCCAGGATGGCGAGGAGAAGGCCCAGCACAGCCTCTCGATGCCCTTCCTGATGGTGCTGGTCTTCTTCGGCATGGGCCTGGTGGGCTTCCTCATCTGCCACGTCCTCAAGAAGAAAGGCTACCGCTGCCGGACCTTCCGTGATGAGCTCGACTTGGAGCACAAGGAGTCGCTGACCCAGCTGGATG ATGACGACGAGGAGCTGAATGAGGACACGGTAGAGAAGATAGTGAAATGTATCATCCAGAATGAAG CAAACGTGGAGGTCCTGAAGGAGATGCTCGGGGAAGGTGACCGTGAGCTGCAAGTGCCCATGCCAATAATTGTGCCCAG CCTGTGTCCCCATCGTAACAGCCAAGATGGCGGCCTGCCCCATCACCACACGGTGCACCTGGGCTCGACGCAAGCCCCCTGCATGCactgcagcaagaagaagaggCACCCACTGCAACGCCAGAGCCGTTCCAGGGAGGGCAAAAGCAAGATGCACCCCAGAGAGACCACCGTCTTCTCTGTTGGCAG ATTCCATGTCACCCATATTGGGAAGAAACCTGCTTCTCATGAATCAAGGGAAGACTCCCTTCTTGACAGCAAGCAAGACCTTGGCTCTGGCAATTTAGTCCATTTGACACGGGAAGGGTCTCTGAATGGAATAGTTCCCTTGGATCAGTTTCAGGACGAAGAATTCCTGGAGGCAGCTGGTGTTCAGAGTGAAAGAGAACCAAAGGAAGCCTGTAAAGATGAGTCCGCTCAAAGAAAGAATCTTGTCAATGCAGCCTCCAGTTTAGATATTCCCAATTTAGACGTTCCCAAGAATGGACTGGAGAAGAAGAGCCACTCTCAGACCAGCTCGCTGAAAGAAGTTGACCTCCTAGGCACTGCCACCAGCGACCAAAAGTTTTTGTGTCCTGCAGAGCTGCTTGTCTCAGGAGACCCGGACAAGATGGAGAGACTGGCTAAGAAAGCTCATCCCTCTGAGAACGAGGGTGTTCGAAGGTCAGCTAATGACCTATCAGGAAATGAAAAGAGTCAAGTTCTGCGAGGAGGATCTAGTCTAGATCTATCTAGAAAGGAGGCTAATAGAACGCAAAGCATAGAGCAACAG
- the RELL2 gene encoding RELT-like protein 2 isoform X3: MFSFGKASQGAAFSLHPPETKPAPPPHPQSKKKKPGGLKTEIRSLPGTLPPQGRAPWPLQPRGGVCCGTADRRSRKPLSCPAGPRQEAFQRRSRTAAAAPACRSCRCLALGLGGQGPGGARRLLPSPSRRSSCRVPPGLRGRGAAGCACCPPPLARLAGLAWAEAAEASRDARRAVPGRSSRGCRRVARRRRQGTGPPAGERRRRQVQMSEQNGTQDGEEKAQHSLSMPFLMVLVFFGMGLVGFLICHVLKKKGYRCRTFRDELDLEHKESLTQLDDDDEELNEDTVEKIVKCIIQNEANVEVLKEMLGEGDRELQVPMPIIVPSLCPHRNSQDGGLPHHHTVHLGSTQAPCMHCSKKKRHPLQRQSRSREGKSKMHPRETTVFSVGSKMMQMIQKNLHLIHLPPTNSTDNVYETPFLSHDRRADN; encoded by the exons ATGTTTTCCTTTGGGAAAGCTTCTCAGGGGGCAGCATTCAGCCTTCATCCTCCAGAGaccaagccagccccccccccgcacccccagtctaaaaaaaaaaagccaggcgGTCTGAAGACAGAAATCCGAAGCCTGCCTGGCACGCTGCCTCCCCAAGGGCGGGCGCCTTGGCCCTTGCAGCCCCGAGGGGGCGTCTGCTGCGGGACCGCTGACCGGCGATCCAGGAAACCCTTGAGCTGCCCCGCGGGGCCCCGGCAGGAAGCCTTCCAGCGGCGGAGCCGGACTGCCGCGGCCGCTCCTGCCTGCCGCTCGTGCCGCTGCCTGGCTCTCGGGCTCGGGGGTCAGGGGCCCGGAGGCGCCCGCCGGCTGCTGCCCTCTCCGTCGCGGAGGAGCTCCTGCAGGGTCCCGCCTGGGCTCCGCGGGCGAGGGGCGGCCGGCTGCGCTTGCTGCCCCCCGCCCCTCGCTCGGCTGGCCGGGCTGGCCTGGGCAGAGGCGGCAGAGGCGTCCAGGGATGCTCGTCGGGCGGTCCCGGGCAGGAGCAGCAGGGGATGCCGGCGGGTTGCTAGGCGACGGAGGCAGGGCACAGGACCGCCGGCGGGCGAGCGGAGGAGACGCCAG GTCCAAATGTCCGAGCAGAACGGCACCCAGGATGGCGAGGAGAAGGCCCAGCACAGCCTCTCGATGCCCTTCCTGATGGTGCTGGTCTTCTTCGGCATGGGCCTGGTGGGCTTCCTCATCTGCCACGTCCTCAAGAAGAAAGGCTACCGCTGCCGGACCTTCCGTGATGAGCTCGACTTGGAGCACAAGGAGTCGCTGACCCAGCTGGATG ATGACGACGAGGAGCTGAATGAGGACACGGTAGAGAAGATAGTGAAATGTATCATCCAGAATGAAG CAAACGTGGAGGTCCTGAAGGAGATGCTCGGGGAAGGTGACCGTGAGCTGCAAGTGCCCATGCCAATAATTGTGCCCAG CCTGTGTCCCCATCGTAACAGCCAAGATGGCGGCCTGCCCCATCACCACACGGTGCACCTGGGCTCGACGCAAGCCCCCTGCATGCactgcagcaagaagaagaggCACCCACTGCAACGCCAGAGCCGTTCCAGGGAGGGCAAAAGCAAGATGCACCCCAGAGAGACCACCGTCTTCTCTGTTGGCAG CAAAATGATGCAGATGATACAAAAAAACCTGCACCTGATCCACTTGCCTCCAACCAACTCAACTGACAATGTTTACGAGaccccctttctctcccatgaCAGGAGAGCGGACAATTAA
- the RELL2 gene encoding RELT-like protein 2 isoform X4, with protein MSEQNGTQDGEEKAQHSLSMPFLMVLVFFGMGLVGFLICHVLKKKGYRCRTFRDELDLEHKESLTQLDDDDEELNEDTVEKIVKCIIQNEANVEVLKEMLGEGDRELQVPMPIIVPSLCPHRNSQDGGLPHHHTVHLGSTQAPCMHCSKKKRHPLQRQSRSREGKSKMHPRETTVFSVGRFHVTHIGKKPASHESREDSLLDSKQDLGSGNLVHLTREGSLNGIVPLDQFQDEEFLEAAGVQSEREPKEACKDESAQRKNLVNAASSLDIPNLDVPKNGLEKKSHSQTSSLKEVDLLGTATSDQKFLCPAELLVSGDPDKMERLAKKAHPSENEGVRRSANDLSGNEKSQVLRGGSSLDLSRKEANRTQSIEQQELSSTAVQDPGVSV; from the exons ATGTCCGAGCAGAACGGCACCCAGGATGGCGAGGAGAAGGCCCAGCACAGCCTCTCGATGCCCTTCCTGATGGTGCTGGTCTTCTTCGGCATGGGCCTGGTGGGCTTCCTCATCTGCCACGTCCTCAAGAAGAAAGGCTACCGCTGCCGGACCTTCCGTGATGAGCTCGACTTGGAGCACAAGGAGTCGCTGACCCAGCTGGATG ATGACGACGAGGAGCTGAATGAGGACACGGTAGAGAAGATAGTGAAATGTATCATCCAGAATGAAG CAAACGTGGAGGTCCTGAAGGAGATGCTCGGGGAAGGTGACCGTGAGCTGCAAGTGCCCATGCCAATAATTGTGCCCAG CCTGTGTCCCCATCGTAACAGCCAAGATGGCGGCCTGCCCCATCACCACACGGTGCACCTGGGCTCGACGCAAGCCCCCTGCATGCactgcagcaagaagaagaggCACCCACTGCAACGCCAGAGCCGTTCCAGGGAGGGCAAAAGCAAGATGCACCCCAGAGAGACCACCGTCTTCTCTGTTGGCAG ATTCCATGTCACCCATATTGGGAAGAAACCTGCTTCTCATGAATCAAGGGAAGACTCCCTTCTTGACAGCAAGCAAGACCTTGGCTCTGGCAATTTAGTCCATTTGACACGGGAAGGGTCTCTGAATGGAATAGTTCCCTTGGATCAGTTTCAGGACGAAGAATTCCTGGAGGCAGCTGGTGTTCAGAGTGAAAGAGAACCAAAGGAAGCCTGTAAAGATGAGTCCGCTCAAAGAAAGAATCTTGTCAATGCAGCCTCCAGTTTAGATATTCCCAATTTAGACGTTCCCAAGAATGGACTGGAGAAGAAGAGCCACTCTCAGACCAGCTCGCTGAAAGAAGTTGACCTCCTAGGCACTGCCACCAGCGACCAAAAGTTTTTGTGTCCTGCAGAGCTGCTTGTCTCAGGAGACCCGGACAAGATGGAGAGACTGGCTAAGAAAGCTCATCCCTCTGAGAACGAGGGTGTTCGAAGGTCAGCTAATGACCTATCAGGAAATGAAAAGAGTCAAGTTCTGCGAGGAGGATCTAGTCTAGATCTATCTAGAAAGGAGGCTAATAGAACGCAAAGCATAGAGCAACAG